The following are encoded in a window of Neomicrococcus lactis genomic DNA:
- a CDS encoding sodium:solute symporter translates to MEWINIAIVVIYLVAMLAFGFWGKSRTKNSSDYLVAGRRLGPFLYTGTMAAVVLGGASTVGGVGLGYKWGLSGAWLVIAIGVGVLLLSLAFAPALQRLKIFTVSQMLTLRYGSRNATHMSAIVMLAYTIMLCATSTSAYATIFVVLFGWDRWLAILVGGIIVVIYSTIGGMWSITLADQVQFVIKTVGVFFLMLPFVLNAAGGWSGMQARLEKDFFTWDFIGLPSIITYFVVYTLGLLIGQDIWQRVFTAKTPEVARWGGATAGIYCVLYGIAGAMIGMAARVALPNIDVKNLGKDVVYAEVAINVLPVVIGGIVLAAAVAAMMSTASGALIAAATVARTDVTPFVASWFGKKVEVNTNENPEHDVAANRWWVLGLGLVAIVLAISVSDVVAALTIAYDILVGGLLVAILGGLLWKRGNGLGAALSMVVGTVVTLATMTILEIKAEVQFDGIYANEPIYYGLIASALVYIVASLATKPTPPAVREVWEDRLAGKAAEEGVSQPVR, encoded by the coding sequence ATGGAATGGATCAACATTGCGATCGTCGTGATCTATCTGGTCGCGATGCTCGCCTTTGGTTTCTGGGGTAAGAGCCGGACCAAAAACAGCTCTGATTATCTCGTCGCCGGTCGACGTCTTGGCCCATTCCTTTACACAGGAACCATGGCAGCCGTGGTGCTCGGTGGCGCGTCCACCGTGGGCGGCGTAGGACTTGGTTACAAGTGGGGCCTCTCCGGCGCATGGCTGGTGATCGCCATCGGCGTCGGCGTCCTCCTCTTGAGCCTCGCCTTTGCCCCTGCACTGCAGCGCTTGAAGATCTTCACGGTCTCGCAAATGCTCACCTTGCGTTACGGCTCCCGCAACGCAACCCACATGAGTGCCATCGTGATGTTGGCCTACACAATCATGCTCTGCGCAACGTCTACCTCTGCATACGCCACCATTTTCGTGGTGCTCTTCGGTTGGGACCGCTGGCTGGCCATCCTCGTTGGCGGAATCATTGTGGTCATCTACTCCACGATCGGTGGCATGTGGTCCATCACCTTGGCAGATCAGGTGCAGTTCGTCATCAAAACCGTTGGCGTTTTCTTCTTGATGTTGCCTTTCGTGCTGAACGCAGCTGGCGGCTGGAGCGGCATGCAGGCTCGCCTCGAGAAGGACTTCTTCACGTGGGACTTCATTGGCCTCCCATCGATCATCACGTACTTCGTGGTCTACACCTTGGGCCTCTTGATTGGTCAGGACATCTGGCAGCGCGTCTTCACAGCCAAGACCCCTGAAGTTGCCCGCTGGGGCGGCGCTACCGCCGGCATCTACTGCGTGCTCTACGGCATCGCCGGTGCCATGATTGGCATGGCCGCTCGCGTGGCTCTGCCAAACATCGACGTCAAGAACCTCGGCAAGGACGTTGTCTACGCGGAAGTTGCTATCAACGTCTTGCCAGTAGTGATCGGTGGCATCGTTTTGGCCGCCGCCGTCGCAGCCATGATGTCTACCGCTTCCGGTGCGCTCATCGCCGCCGCTACCGTTGCCCGCACGGACGTCACCCCGTTCGTTGCGAGCTGGTTTGGCAAGAAGGTTGAGGTCAACACCAACGAGAACCCAGAGCACGATGTTGCTGCCAACCGCTGGTGGGTCTTGGGTCTAGGCCTCGTGGCCATTGTCTTGGCCATCTCGGTCAGCGATGTGGTTGCAGCCCTGACCATCGCATACGACATCTTGGTAGGCGGCCTGTTGGTTGCCATCTTAGGTGGCCTCTTGTGGAAGCGCGGCAACGGCTTGGGCGCTGCCCTCTCCATGGTGGTGGGTACCGTGGTGACCTTGGCCACCATGACCATCCTGGAAATCAAGGCCGAAGTGCAGTTCGACGGCATCTACGCGAACGAGCCGATCTACTACGGTTTGATCGCTTCTGCCCTCGTTTACATCGTGGCTTCGCTGGCTACCAAGCCCACGCCGCCAGCCGTTCGTGAGGTCTGGGAAGACCGCTTGGCCGGCAAAGCGGCAGAGGAAGGCGTCAGCCAGCCTGTTCGCTAA
- a CDS encoding VIT1/CCC1 transporter family protein, translating into MSATSPPEQHSLDRDPTKADIRRWQQYLADERAEGAIYRELANRRDGEERTILLGLAEAEKRHEEHWTQLLGEHANVRRRPSVRRILLRLLARHFGSVFVLALAQRSEGNSPYAVDQDATRSMAADELIHEEVVRGLAIRGRNRMSGNFRAAVFGANDGLVSNLALVLGIGATGVSASVVLFTGIAGLLAGALSMGAGEFVSVRSQRELLEASKPTQITLSAAPELDINANELVLVYKARGMSQEDAEHRAAERLGYFSCDCNPTFSLHPEREEVEEIDEFEATGSAWGAAGSSFCFFASGAVIPILPYLFGMSGMPAIIVATILVGIALLVTGGIVGLLSGASPAKRGLRQLAIGLGAAAVTYVLGLLFGANVA; encoded by the coding sequence ATGTCAGCAACATCGCCTCCCGAACAGCATTCGCTGGACAGGGACCCCACCAAGGCGGATATCCGCCGATGGCAGCAATATCTCGCTGATGAACGCGCTGAAGGCGCCATCTATCGCGAACTCGCAAACCGCCGCGACGGCGAAGAACGCACCATACTTCTAGGCCTCGCAGAAGCTGAAAAGCGTCACGAGGAACACTGGACCCAACTCCTCGGCGAACACGCGAACGTCCGCCGCCGCCCTAGCGTCCGACGCATCTTGTTGCGTCTCTTGGCACGCCACTTCGGTTCGGTCTTCGTCCTTGCACTCGCGCAGCGCTCCGAAGGCAACTCCCCGTATGCGGTGGACCAGGACGCCACCCGCTCCATGGCAGCGGACGAGCTCATCCACGAAGAAGTTGTTCGTGGTCTCGCCATTCGTGGCCGCAACCGGATGTCCGGAAACTTCCGCGCCGCCGTTTTCGGCGCCAACGATGGTCTCGTTTCCAACCTTGCACTTGTTTTAGGCATCGGCGCAACCGGCGTCTCTGCCTCGGTGGTCCTCTTTACGGGTATCGCCGGCCTACTCGCCGGCGCACTCTCGATGGGTGCCGGTGAATTCGTCTCCGTGCGTTCCCAGCGCGAGCTCTTGGAAGCTTCAAAGCCCACCCAGATCACGCTCTCGGCTGCCCCTGAGCTGGACATCAACGCGAACGAACTCGTGTTGGTTTACAAGGCCCGCGGCATGAGCCAGGAAGACGCGGAACACCGTGCCGCCGAGCGCCTCGGCTACTTCTCCTGCGACTGCAACCCCACCTTCTCGCTCCACCCGGAGCGCGAAGAGGTTGAGGAAATCGACGAGTTTGAAGCCACGGGATCCGCTTGGGGTGCAGCAGGTTCTAGCTTCTGCTTCTTCGCTTCCGGCGCCGTGATCCCGATCCTGCCGTACCTCTTTGGCATGAGCGGCATGCCCGCGATCATCGTGGCAACCATCCTTGTAGGGATTGCGTTGCTCGTCACCGGCGGCATCGTCGGCCTGCTCTCCGGAGCATCCCCCGCCAAGCGTGGCCTGCGTCAGCTCGCCATTGGTTTGGGCGCAGCCGCCGTCACTTACGTGCTCGGCCTGCTGTTTGGAGCCAACGTCGCCTAA
- a CDS encoding LOG family protein, with protein sequence MNQLTIAHPLPRTVDIDSLQDFDRRVAQTMRAAEEGRPAGGSMTGWHVQSVDLTERGPELKALKPSGAVFLGCILPAGMEQWLRARGALIFPILPGVPFDAYRGALYSPQELFAGIAERPYEGVPDALIYAWAHTALAPSTASLDATLAAALHDYSIGTALDQALRTFKRRKTVGIMGGHGIERGTDAFAQTALMGRKLAQAGFVVATGGGPGAMEASNFGAYLSSEDDDAAQRSLETLASAPSFRPSVSAWARAAWSVLEEFPTGVRSVGIPTWFYGHEPPNLFATDIAKYFANSVREAVLLDRSRGGVVFMPGAAGTVQEIFQDACENYYGSASSVAPMVLVGAKYWTQQLPAWPLLECLAKEREMEPLIALVDSVEEAVSAVIHLNNRAHDVDETAS encoded by the coding sequence ATGAATCAGCTCACTATCGCGCATCCGCTTCCGCGGACAGTGGACATCGATTCGCTGCAGGATTTTGACCGGCGGGTGGCGCAGACCATGCGTGCCGCCGAGGAAGGTCGGCCGGCCGGCGGAAGCATGACCGGCTGGCATGTGCAGTCCGTGGATCTGACGGAGCGCGGGCCGGAGCTGAAGGCGTTGAAGCCGTCGGGTGCCGTGTTCTTGGGCTGCATTTTGCCGGCCGGGATGGAGCAGTGGTTGCGGGCGCGCGGCGCGCTGATCTTCCCGATCCTGCCCGGCGTTCCCTTCGATGCGTATCGCGGCGCGCTCTATTCGCCGCAGGAACTGTTCGCAGGCATCGCTGAGCGCCCGTATGAGGGCGTACCTGACGCGCTCATTTACGCGTGGGCGCATACGGCGCTGGCGCCGAGTACGGCCAGCCTGGACGCAACTTTGGCGGCTGCCCTGCACGATTATTCGATCGGGACGGCGCTGGATCAGGCGTTGCGCACGTTCAAGCGCCGCAAGACCGTGGGCATCATGGGTGGGCACGGCATCGAACGCGGCACGGACGCGTTCGCGCAGACCGCCCTCATGGGGCGCAAGCTGGCGCAGGCCGGATTCGTGGTGGCTACCGGCGGCGGCCCGGGCGCGATGGAGGCCTCCAATTTTGGGGCGTACCTTTCCTCGGAGGACGACGACGCCGCTCAGCGCTCGCTCGAAACCTTAGCGAGCGCGCCCTCCTTTAGGCCCTCTGTTTCGGCTTGGGCACGTGCTGCGTGGAGTGTGTTAGAAGAGTTCCCCACCGGCGTGCGTTCGGTGGGGATACCCACGTGGTTCTACGGTCACGAGCCACCGAATCTTTTTGCCACGGATATCGCGAAGTACTTCGCGAACTCGGTGCGTGAAGCGGTGCTCTTGGACCGTTCGCGCGGGGGAGTGGTCTTCATGCCCGGTGCAGCCGGAACGGTTCAGGAGATCTTCCAAGATGCGTGCGAGAACTACTACGGTTCAGCTTCTTCCGTAGCACCGATGGTGCTAGTGGGTGCGAAGTATTGGACGCAGCAACTGCCAGCGTGGCCGCTTTTGGAGTGCCTCGCGAAAGAACGGGAGATGGAACCCTTGATTGCGTTGGTGGATTCCGTGGAGGAAGCAGTGAGCGCGGTCATTCATTTGAACAACCGCGCTCACGACGTCGACGAGACTGCCAGCTAA
- a CDS encoding SNF2-related protein, whose amino-acid sequence MSYPLVDARKILKVVGGPAFARGKQYSMEHRIQELNFTDNYLQATVQGSEPSPYRSTVKLSGAPEDLDISATSCSCAVGLDCKHVAAVLIESNSRHLRDRDQFQLVQSREAPSWQEGFERMLGITSQGAAARVVDKDEVQPLALQFELVDSQAVNYSGWMPRSAGQPSRSRYRLAVRPMVKNSAGKWVRSNLRWNTISFKTYGLTLDEEQHRWFCQFVPLYRANGQLYFGNDNDWIFLDEFSSPLFWPLLREAEDLGIELITSTKDIDVEVGPTARVEVGISKDNDGAGLRLAPTLHFEGVDEPLVLSDERAVGGIGNFGIYFEDPANHRIVLSPVTGRLNASELSIVRQPESLRIPEEAAQEFLSAGYPRMRRRIRVQKLDESIELPEIVPPVFVTGVTFFGNDDVALDWWFEYNGVAATKMPDDLRDPDVEASLKERVRALLQNSPAVLASFESLVPKNLEGLDTVDFVRRVLPQLEHFEGVRVDVKGVRPKYRELTESPELAVNVVETERRDWFDLGLMIMLGEREIPLADILRALSRGQTRLLMSDKTYFSLEHPLFDKLKELVSEAQSLQDKPHELKITRYQASLWDEFDELATKSESPDSWNAHVSGLLSLAEKSEISVPSNLQAELRPYQREGFNWLASLWDGGLGGILADDMGLGKTIQALALILHAKASMTDKKLPFLVVAPTSVVPNWEAEALRFAPDLKVATISDTRAKSKESIAEIAAANDVVVTSYTLFRLDAPSYQAVEWGILMLDEAQFVKNKATKAHHAARDLDARMKLAITGTPMENNLMELWALLALTSPGLFPSAVKFNEQYSRPISNSGDQRTLNRLRKRVRPFMLRRTKEAVVSDLPPKQEQVLHVELAPKHRKLYDTHLQRERQKILRLVEDMDRNRFTIFQSLTVLRMMALDAALVDDTYEGVPSAKLDLLLDQLEEIVQDGHRALIFSQFTSFLRRAEDRLEAAGVEYAYLDGSTKNRAQVINSFKEGGAPVFLISLKAGGFGLNLTEADYVFLLDPWWNPAAEEQAVDRTHRIGQKRSVMVYRMVAQDTIEEKVVALQDAKRELISSVMDGGDGFASRLTADDIRRLLAE is encoded by the coding sequence GTGTCTTATCCCCTCGTGGATGCCCGAAAAATCCTTAAAGTAGTGGGCGGACCGGCTTTTGCGCGCGGCAAGCAGTACTCCATGGAGCACCGTATTCAGGAGCTCAACTTCACGGACAACTACCTGCAGGCCACGGTTCAGGGTTCCGAGCCGTCTCCGTACCGCTCCACCGTTAAGCTCTCCGGTGCACCCGAGGACCTCGATATCTCCGCGACGTCCTGCTCCTGCGCTGTAGGACTGGACTGCAAGCACGTCGCCGCGGTGCTCATTGAATCCAATTCACGCCACTTGAGAGATCGCGATCAGTTCCAATTGGTGCAGTCCCGCGAGGCTCCGTCCTGGCAAGAGGGCTTCGAACGCATGCTGGGCATCACGAGCCAAGGTGCCGCGGCGCGCGTCGTTGATAAGGACGAAGTCCAGCCGCTCGCTTTGCAGTTTGAGCTCGTGGATTCGCAGGCCGTGAACTATTCTGGCTGGATGCCGCGTAGCGCTGGCCAGCCATCGCGCAGCCGCTATCGCCTCGCTGTGCGCCCCATGGTCAAGAACTCCGCGGGCAAATGGGTGCGGTCCAATCTGCGCTGGAACACCATTTCCTTCAAGACCTACGGCCTCACGTTGGACGAAGAGCAGCACCGCTGGTTCTGCCAGTTCGTTCCGCTCTACCGCGCGAACGGGCAGTTGTACTTCGGCAATGACAACGACTGGATCTTCCTCGACGAATTCTCGTCCCCGCTCTTCTGGCCGCTCTTGCGGGAAGCCGAGGACCTCGGCATTGAACTCATCACCTCCACGAAAGACATTGACGTTGAGGTTGGACCGACCGCCCGCGTTGAGGTGGGCATTTCCAAGGACAACGACGGCGCTGGCTTGCGTCTCGCGCCGACCCTCCATTTCGAGGGCGTGGATGAGCCGCTCGTGCTCTCCGATGAGCGCGCCGTGGGCGGCATCGGCAACTTTGGCATCTACTTTGAGGACCCGGCCAACCACCGCATCGTTCTCTCGCCCGTGACGGGTCGCCTCAATGCGAGCGAACTCTCGATCGTGCGCCAGCCCGAATCCCTGCGCATTCCGGAAGAGGCGGCCCAAGAGTTTTTGAGCGCCGGCTACCCGCGCATGCGCCGCCGCATTCGGGTGCAGAAGTTGGATGAGTCCATTGAGCTCCCCGAAATTGTTCCGCCGGTCTTCGTGACGGGCGTGACCTTCTTCGGGAACGACGACGTAGCACTGGATTGGTGGTTCGAGTACAACGGCGTTGCCGCCACCAAGATGCCGGACGACTTGCGTGATCCTGATGTCGAGGCTTCGCTCAAAGAACGCGTGCGGGCACTCTTGCAGAACTCTCCCGCGGTGCTCGCGAGCTTTGAGTCCTTGGTCCCGAAGAACCTCGAGGGTTTGGACACCGTGGACTTTGTGCGCCGCGTGCTCCCGCAGCTTGAGCACTTTGAGGGCGTTCGTGTTGATGTGAAGGGTGTGCGGCCGAAGTACCGCGAACTCACGGAGTCTCCTGAGCTCGCCGTGAACGTCGTGGAGACCGAGCGCAGGGACTGGTTCGATCTTGGCCTCATGATCATGCTGGGCGAGCGCGAGATTCCTTTGGCGGACATCCTGCGCGCCTTGAGCCGCGGGCAGACTCGCTTGTTGATGTCTGACAAGACGTACTTCAGCTTGGAGCACCCGCTCTTCGACAAGCTCAAGGAACTCGTCAGCGAAGCGCAGAGCCTGCAAGACAAGCCTCACGAACTCAAGATCACGCGCTACCAGGCGTCCTTGTGGGATGAGTTCGACGAGCTCGCAACCAAGTCCGAATCCCCCGATTCATGGAACGCCCACGTGTCCGGCCTCCTCAGCCTTGCCGAGAAGTCTGAGATCTCTGTTCCTTCGAACCTTCAGGCCGAGCTCCGGCCGTACCAGCGCGAAGGCTTTAACTGGCTGGCAAGCCTGTGGGACGGCGGCCTCGGCGGCATCTTGGCTGATGACATGGGTCTGGGTAAGACCATTCAGGCGCTCGCGCTGATCTTGCACGCGAAGGCCTCCATGACGGACAAGAAGTTGCCGTTCTTGGTAGTCGCACCGACTTCCGTGGTGCCGAACTGGGAAGCCGAAGCGCTGCGCTTCGCGCCGGACCTCAAAGTTGCCACCATTAGCGATACGCGCGCGAAATCTAAAGAATCCATCGCGGAAATCGCGGCAGCGAACGACGTCGTCGTCACTTCCTACACGCTCTTCCGGCTGGACGCGCCCTCGTATCAGGCGGTCGAGTGGGGAATCCTCATGTTGGACGAGGCCCAGTTCGTCAAGAATAAGGCCACGAAGGCGCACCATGCGGCACGCGACCTCGATGCGCGCATGAAGCTCGCAATCACCGGTACGCCGATGGAAAACAACCTCATGGAGCTTTGGGCGCTTCTGGCGCTAACCTCACCGGGGCTGTTCCCGTCCGCCGTGAAATTCAACGAGCAATACTCGCGACCCATCTCTAACTCCGGCGATCAGCGCACCCTGAACCGCCTGCGCAAGCGCGTGCGACCGTTCATGCTGCGCCGCACTAAAGAGGCCGTGGTCAGCGATCTTCCGCCGAAGCAAGAGCAGGTCCTACACGTGGAGCTCGCGCCGAAGCACCGCAAGCTCTACGACACGCACTTGCAGCGTGAACGCCAGAAGATCCTGCGCCTGGTCGAGGACATGGACCGCAACCGCTTCACCATTTTCCAGTCCCTCACGGTGCTGCGCATGATGGCTCTGGATGCCGCCCTCGTGGACGACACCTATGAAGGTGTCCCCTCCGCGAAGCTGGATCTCCTGCTGGATCAGCTCGAGGAGATTGTGCAGGACGGTCACCGTGCGCTCATCTTCAGCCAGTTCACGAGCTTCTTGCGCCGTGCTGAAGATCGTCTCGAGGCCGCGGGCGTGGAGTACGCATATCTGGACGGCAGCACCAAGAACCGTGCTCAGGTCATCAACTCGTTCAAGGAAGGCGGCGCACCTGTCTTCCTCATCAGCCTCAAGGCCGGTGGCTTCGGCTTGAACCTGACAGAAGCTGACTACGTCTTCTTGCTCGATCCGTGGTGGAACCCTGCCGCTGAAGAGCAGGCCGTTGACCGTACCCACCGCATTGGGCAGAAGCGCTCCGTTATGGTCTACCGCATGGTCGCCCAGGACACCATCGAAGAGAAGGTGGTGGCGCTCCAGGACGCCAAGCGCGAGCTCATCTCCTCCGTCATGGACGGTGGCGACGGCTTCGCCTCACGGCTCACCGCCGACGACATCCGCCGCCTGCTCGCCGAGTAG
- the sucD gene encoding succinate--CoA ligase subunit alpha: MAIFINKDSKVIVQGITGGEGAKHTARMLAAGTNIVGGVNARKAGTTVTHGDKEIKVFGTVKEAMEETGADVSIAFVPPQFTKDAAVEAIEAEIGLLVIITEGVPVQDSAEFFALSQKNVKEDGTPKTRIIGPNCPGIITPGESLVGITPANITGKGGVGLVSKSGTLTYQMMYELRDLGFSTAIGIGGDPVIGTTHIDALAAFEADPETKAIVMIGEIGGDAEERAAEFIKNNVTKPVVGYVAGFTAPEGKTMGHAGAIVSGSAGTAQAKKEALEAAGVKVGKTPSETAHLLRQVYAGGAEASNL, translated from the coding sequence ATGGCTATTTTCATTAACAAAGACTCCAAGGTCATCGTTCAGGGCATCACCGGCGGCGAAGGTGCAAAGCACACCGCCCGCATGCTTGCCGCTGGCACCAACATTGTGGGCGGCGTGAACGCTCGCAAGGCTGGCACCACCGTTACCCATGGTGACAAGGAAATCAAGGTTTTCGGCACCGTCAAGGAAGCAATGGAAGAGACCGGCGCTGACGTGTCGATCGCTTTCGTGCCGCCACAGTTCACCAAGGACGCAGCCGTTGAGGCCATCGAGGCTGAAATCGGCCTCTTGGTCATCATCACCGAAGGCGTTCCTGTGCAGGATTCCGCTGAGTTCTTCGCTCTTTCCCAGAAGAACGTCAAGGAAGACGGCACGCCGAAGACCCGCATCATCGGCCCGAACTGCCCAGGCATCATCACGCCAGGCGAGTCCCTCGTGGGCATCACTCCGGCAAACATCACCGGCAAGGGTGGCGTTGGACTTGTTTCCAAGTCCGGTACCTTGACCTACCAGATGATGTACGAACTCCGTGACCTCGGCTTCTCCACCGCCATCGGCATTGGTGGCGACCCAGTCATCGGCACCACCCACATCGACGCTTTGGCAGCTTTCGAAGCTGACCCAGAGACCAAGGCAATCGTGATGATTGGTGAAATCGGTGGCGACGCTGAAGAGCGCGCTGCAGAGTTCATCAAGAACAACGTCACGAAGCCAGTGGTTGGCTACGTTGCAGGCTTTACCGCTCCCGAAGGCAAGACCATGGGTCACGCCGGCGCTATCGTTTCCGGCTCCGCTGGAACCGCTCAGGCCAAGAAGGAAGCTCTTGAAGCAGCAGGCGTGAAGGTTGGCAAGACGCCTTCCGAGACCGCTCACTTGCTTCGCCAGGTGTACGCAGGTGGCGCTGAGGCTTCGAACCTCTAA
- the sucC gene encoding ADP-forming succinate--CoA ligase subunit beta yields MDLYEYQARDLFEAHGVPVLAGIVAYTPEEAKAAAEKIGGVVVVKAQVKVGGRGKAGGVKVAKTADEAFQYASDILGMDIKGHTVNKVMIAQGADIAEEYYFSVLLDRANRNYLAMCSVEGGMDIEQLAVERPEALAKVAVDPTVGIDAAKAAEIVAEANFPEELRGKVADVIIKLWETFKSEDATLVEVNPLVKTGAGEIVALDGKVSLDDNAEFRHEDHAALEDKAAADPIELRAKELDLNYVKLDGEVGIIGNGAGLVMSTLDVVAYAGENHGNVKPANFLDIGGGASAEVMANGLDIILNDAQVKSVFVNVFGGITACDAVANGIVKALEILGDKATKPLVVRLDGNNVEEGRRILSEANHALVTQAFSMDEGADKAAELANA; encoded by the coding sequence GGGTACCCGTGCTTGCTGGGATCGTCGCTTACACTCCGGAAGAAGCCAAGGCAGCTGCCGAGAAGATCGGTGGCGTTGTAGTAGTCAAGGCGCAAGTGAAGGTCGGTGGCCGCGGTAAGGCCGGCGGCGTGAAGGTTGCCAAGACCGCCGATGAAGCTTTCCAGTACGCATCCGACATCTTGGGCATGGACATCAAGGGCCACACGGTCAACAAGGTGATGATCGCTCAGGGTGCAGATATCGCTGAGGAATACTACTTCTCCGTTCTCCTCGACCGAGCCAACCGCAACTACCTTGCAATGTGCTCCGTTGAAGGCGGCATGGATATCGAGCAGCTCGCAGTAGAGCGCCCGGAGGCACTCGCCAAAGTTGCCGTTGACCCAACCGTTGGAATCGACGCTGCCAAGGCTGCCGAGATCGTTGCAGAAGCTAACTTCCCAGAAGAGCTTCGCGGCAAGGTTGCCGACGTCATCATCAAGCTGTGGGAAACCTTCAAGTCTGAAGATGCAACCCTCGTTGAGGTCAACCCATTGGTGAAGACCGGCGCCGGAGAGATCGTTGCCCTTGACGGCAAGGTCTCCTTGGATGACAATGCTGAATTCCGTCACGAAGACCACGCAGCACTCGAGGACAAGGCAGCAGCCGATCCAATCGAATTGCGCGCCAAGGAATTGGACCTCAACTACGTCAAGCTTGACGGCGAAGTTGGCATCATCGGTAACGGTGCTGGCCTCGTGATGTCCACCCTCGACGTCGTTGCTTACGCTGGCGAAAACCACGGCAACGTGAAGCCAGCTAACTTCCTCGACATCGGAGGCGGCGCCTCTGCAGAGGTTATGGCCAACGGTCTTGACATCATTTTGAACGATGCACAGGTCAAGAGCGTTTTCGTGAATGTCTTCGGTGGCATCACCGCATGTGACGCCGTAGCAAACGGTATCGTCAAGGCTCTCGAGATCCTCGGCGACAAGGCCACCAAGCCTCTCGTTGTCCGTCTTGACGGCAACAACGTTGAAGAAGGCCGCCGTATCCTCTCTGAGGCCAACCACGCCCTCGTAACCCAGGCTTTCAGCATGGACGAAGGCGCCGACAAGGCCGCCGAGCTGGCGAACGCTTAA